Proteins encoded in a region of the Quercus lobata isolate SW786 chromosome 8, ValleyOak3.0 Primary Assembly, whole genome shotgun sequence genome:
- the LOC115957333 gene encoding transcription factor CPC-like: protein MADLDHTSDESSVDSRGESNSQDSKLEFSEDEETLITRMFNLVGERWTLIAGRIPGRTAEEIEKYWTSRYSTSE from the exons ATGGCTGACTTGGATCACACTTCAGATGAGTCTTCCGTGGATTCTAGAG GGGAAAGTAATAGTCAAGATTCCAAGCTTGAATTCTCAGAAGATGAGGAAACCCTTATCACTAGGATGTTTAACCTGGTTGGTGAAAG GTGGACTCTAATTGCTGGGAGAATTCCTGGAAGAACAGCAGAGGAAATTGAGAAGTACTGGACTTCAAGATACTCGACAAGCGAATGA